In one Pseudomonas purpurea genomic region, the following are encoded:
- a CDS encoding DUF5801 repeats-in-toxin domain-containing protein has translation MFGSRDDSVATTSFTDSGPGVVATGVNVTLDETAGLQNATATASPAGDADDNDILVASLPSTLSTRLTALGAGTATGAALSGYTGAAGNTGSNAFTITAAPGASITDISFVDSTGAPLNGVDSGLDTLDNISILLYTDTNNNIVLGRAGGPTGAIVFAAYIEETGSPPTGGKIWTVEYAPLKHPDTTNPDDQVNLLDKVFVGASQDAEFSLANAPSGQNLFLMFTTANPTVVNDGGVLRITDPTIIATGKNPADQSSGANITTGDTINTSQAGGPTTFGTNNQMITEQEGIRFSFVTGARQNVTIPNLDQNEADVESNIDFTGVFNARSANFDVVQLQSGKSAVVTVSAFNTAAEPGVNFINGYAGDTPVAITNVRVINISTGLVIENSNGSANDPAITISFTAAGVATITGVKAGYQIEYTTTSDHNRVLIENGAALDAKGNNHADFDIGGFTLLQASVTKTEIGSKIIFEDDGPSISTTGTEPVLTVDETVLATNATQNFAANFSSAFGADGAGTLTYALGVVAGASGLTDTATGEVVNLSLNGTVVEGRTATTNLLVFTVSTAANGDVTLDQIRAVVHPDTTNPDDAKSLTSDNLVTLTATKTDKDGDSAQATLNIGQNLTFKDDGPSISTTGTEPVLTVDETVLATNATQNFAANFSSAYGADGAGTLTYALGVVAGASGLTDTATGEAVNLSLNGTVVEGRTATTNLLVFTVSAAANGDVTLDQIRAVVHPDTTNPDDAKSLTSDNLVTLTATKTDKDGDSAQATLNIGQNLTFKDDGPSISTTGTEPVLTVDETVLATNATQNFAANFSSAFGADGAGTLTYALGVVAGASGLTDTATGEVVNLSLNGTVVEGRTATTNLLVFTVSTAANGDVTLDQIRAVVHPDTTNPDDAKSLTSDNLVTLTATKTDKDGDSAQATLNIGQNLTFKDDGPSISTTGTEPVLTVDETVLATNATQNFAANFSSAYGADGAGTLTYALGVVAGASGLTDTATGEAVNLSLNGTVVEGRTATTNLLVFTVSAAANGDVTLDQIRAIVHPDASNPDDAKSLTSDNLVTLTATKTDKDGDSAQATLNIGQNLTFKDDGPSISTTGTEPVLTVDETVLATNATQNFAANFSSAFGADGAGTLTYALGVVAGASGLTDTATGEVVNLSLNGTVVEGRTTTTNLLVFTVSAAANGDVTLDQIRAVVHPDTTNPDDAKSLTSDNLVTLTATKTDKDGDSAQATLNIGQNLTFKDDGPSISTTGTEPVLTVDETVLATNATQNFAANFSSAFGADGAGTLTYALGVVAGASGLTDTATGEAVNLSLNGTVVEGRTATTNLLVFTVSAAANGDVTLDQIRALIHPDATNPDDSTSLTSDNLVTLTATKTDKDGDSAHATLNIGQNLVFHDDGPSLAFGNLVGTGSVLPQYGFWDHTNGADGLGATGLDISLVNGQFTLVRPDNTTTTGVGTLIEQGSSPDASGAYHFAGTLTGDFDNNAATANTSVDYTLTAFANGSYALDLVQGFSSTIVRSSADGSLDAGGPDPVRTLLIPTTNDPTIPSASEEIVFFGVNATTTSADIFSAITPGAPDLTEAQIEASGFSFIGTANMNVSTSGIGIANNNLDGNGTAGINAGDESFVINPETLLTGMKVFIDNSVQGYNPATEELYYTIFYDDGTTSGPPTKVLAADLTSENGGQTSFLIERADSKLIDAVQLTMGLGVIKIPVIQFIQESENLASDVKLSFNATLTDKDGDSSTSTFNANLFANDPNDALFDYTLVGTAGVPDAFNVDLSASENLYQIIGFDVNPGQRDTLVLNGDHNASVQSIDNTGANSIVTVAEAGGQTTTITLVGVDLLASDVVFGGA, from the coding sequence TGGCGTCCCTGCCCTCGACCCTCTCTACCCGTTTGACCGCACTTGGGGCCGGTACCGCAACGGGTGCTGCCTTGAGTGGCTACACCGGTGCGGCGGGCAACACAGGCAGCAACGCGTTCACCATCACCGCTGCGCCCGGAGCAAGCATTACCGATATCAGCTTTGTCGACAGCACTGGCGCACCGCTCAATGGCGTGGACAGCGGACTGGATACCCTCGATAACATCAGCATCCTTCTCTATACGGATACGAACAACAACATCGTTCTGGGCCGGGCTGGAGGCCCAACCGGCGCTATCGTGTTCGCTGCCTACATTGAAGAAACCGGATCGCCACCTACAGGTGGCAAGATCTGGACCGTGGAATACGCACCGCTCAAGCATCCAGATACGACGAACCCCGATGACCAGGTCAACCTGCTGGACAAGGTTTTCGTCGGCGCCAGTCAGGACGCGGAATTCAGTCTGGCCAATGCGCCCTCCGGCCAGAACCTTTTCCTGATGTTCACGACGGCGAACCCGACCGTTGTCAATGACGGTGGCGTCTTGCGGATCACGGACCCCACCATCATCGCCACTGGCAAGAATCCCGCCGACCAGTCAAGCGGCGCCAACATAACGACTGGCGACACGATCAATACCAGCCAGGCGGGTGGCCCGACCACCTTCGGCACCAACAATCAGATGATTACGGAACAGGAAGGCATCCGTTTTTCGTTCGTCACAGGTGCCAGGCAGAATGTGACCATTCCCAACCTTGATCAGAACGAAGCGGATGTCGAATCCAACATCGACTTTACCGGCGTCTTCAATGCAAGGTCGGCCAATTTCGACGTCGTGCAGTTGCAAAGCGGCAAGAGTGCTGTCGTCACGGTCAGCGCATTCAACACCGCTGCTGAACCTGGCGTGAATTTCATCAACGGCTATGCGGGTGATACGCCGGTTGCCATCACCAATGTTCGCGTCATCAACATTAGCACCGGGCTGGTGATCGAGAATTCAAACGGATCCGCGAATGATCCGGCCATTACCATCAGCTTTACGGCTGCCGGGGTTGCAACCATCACCGGCGTTAAAGCCGGCTACCAGATTGAATACACCACAACCTCTGATCACAACCGCGTGCTCATCGAGAACGGGGCGGCCCTCGACGCCAAGGGCAATAACCACGCCGATTTTGATATCGGTGGCTTCACGCTGCTCCAAGCCTCTGTTACGAAAACCGAAATCGGCTCCAAGATCATCTTCGAAGACGATGGGCCGAGCATCAGCACCACCGGCACCGAGCCAGTGCTGACCGTGGACGAAACCGTCCTGGCGACCAACGCCACCCAGAACTTTGCCGCCAACTTCAGTTCGGCGTTTGGCGCCGATGGCGCCGGCACACTGACCTATGCACTGGGCGTGGTCGCGGGTGCCTCCGGGCTCACGGATACCGCCACGGGCGAGGTGGTGAACCTGTCACTCAACGGCACAGTGGTCGAAGGCCGCACCGCCACCACCAACCTGCTGGTGTTCACGGTCAGCACGGCCGCCAATGGCGACGTCACGCTCGACCAGATCCGGGCGGTGGTGCATCCCGACACCACCAATCCCGATGACGCGAAGAGCCTGACTTCGGACAACCTGGTAACGCTGACGGCAACCAAGACCGACAAGGACGGCGACAGTGCCCAGGCGACCCTTAACATCGGGCAGAACCTGACGTTCAAGGACGACGGGCCGAGCATCAGCACCACCGGCACCGAGCCGGTGCTGACCGTGGACGAAACCGTCCTGGCGACCAACGCCACCCAGAACTTTGCCGCCAACTTCAGTTCGGCGTATGGCGCCGATGGCGCCGGCACACTGACCTATGCACTGGGCGTGGTCGCGGGTGCCTCCGGGCTCACGGATACCGCCACGGGTGAGGCAGTGAACCTGTCACTCAACGGCACAGTGGTCGAAGGCCGCACCGCCACCACCAACCTGCTGGTGTTCACGGTCAGCGCAGCCGCCAATGGCGACGTCACGCTCGACCAGATCCGGGCGGTGGTGCATCCCGACACCACCAATCCCGATGACGCGAAGAGCCTGACTTCGGACAACCTGGTAACGCTGACGGCAACCAAGACCGACAAGGACGGCGACAGTGCCCAGGCGACCCTTAACATCGGGCAGAACCTGACGTTCAAGGACGATGGGCCGAGCATCAGCACCACCGGCACCGAGCCAGTGCTGACCGTGGACGAAACCGTCCTGGCGACCAACGCCACCCAGAACTTTGCCGCCAACTTCAGTTCGGCGTTTGGCGCCGATGGCGCCGGCACACTGACCTATGCACTGGGCGTGGTCGCGGGTGCCTCCGGGCTCACGGATACCGCCACGGGCGAGGTGGTGAACCTGTCACTCAACGGCACAGTGGTCGAAGGCCGCACCGCCACCACCAACCTGCTGGTGTTCACGGTCAGCACGGCCGCCAATGGCGACGTCACGCTCGACCAGATCCGGGCGGTGGTGCATCCCGACACCACCAATCCCGATGACGCGAAGAGCCTGACTTCGGACAACCTGGTAACGCTGACGGCAACCAAGACCGACAAGGACGGCGACAGTGCCCAGGCGACCCTTAACATCGGGCAGAACCTGACGTTCAAGGACGACGGGCCGAGCATCAGCACCACCGGCACCGAGCCGGTGCTGACCGTGGACGAAACCGTCCTGGCGACCAACGCCACCCAGAACTTTGCCGCCAACTTCAGTTCGGCGTATGGCGCCGATGGCGCCGGCACACTGACCTATGCACTGGGCGTGGTCGCGGGTGCCTCCGGGCTCACGGATACCGCCACGGGTGAGGCAGTGAACCTGTCACTCAACGGCACAGTGGTCGAAGGCCGCACCGCCACCACCAACCTGCTGGTGTTCACGGTCAGCGCGGCCGCCAATGGCGACGTCACGCTCGATCAAATCCGGGCAATCGTGCATCCCGATGCCAGCAATCCCGATGACGCGAAGAGCCTGACTTCGGACAACCTGGTAACGCTGACGGCAACCAAGACCGACAAGGACGGCGACAGTGCCCAGGCGACCCTTAACATCGGGCAGAACCTGACGTTCAAGGACGACGGACCGAGCATCAGCACCACCGGCACCGAGCCGGTGCTGACCGTGGACGAGACCGTCCTGGCGACCAACGCCACCCAGAACTTTGCCGCCAACTTCAGTTCGGCGTTTGGCGCCGATGGCGCCGGCACACTGACCTATGCACTGGGCGTGGTCGCGGGTGCCTCCGGGCTCACGGACACCGCCACCGGTGAGGTGGTGAACCTGTCACTCAACGGCACAGTGGTCGAAGGCCGCACCACCACCACCAACCTGCTGGTGTTCACGGTCAGCGCGGCCGCCAATGGCGACGTCACGCTCGACCAGATCCGGGCGGTGGTGCATCCCGACACCACCAATCCCGATGACGCGAAGAGCCTGACTTCGGACAACCTGGTAACGCTGACGGCAACCAAGACCGACAAGGACGGCGACAGTGCCCAGGCGACCCTTAACATCGGGCAGAACCTGACGTTCAAGGACGACGGGCCGAGCATCAGCACCACCGGCACCGAGCCGGTGCTGACCGTGGACGAAACCGTCCTGGCGACCAACGCCACCCAGAACTTTGCCGCCAACTTCAGTTCGGCGTTTGGCGCCGATGGCGCCGGCACACTGACCTATGCACTGGGCGTGGTCGCGGGTGCCTCCGGGCTCACGGATACCGCCACGGGTGAGGCAGTGAACCTGTCACTCAACGGCACAGTGGTCGAAGGCCGCACCGCCACCACCAACCTGCTGGTGTTCACGGTCAGCGCAGCCGCCAATGGCGACGTCACGCTCGACCAGATCCGGGCCTTGATACATCCCGACGCAACCAATCCAGATGACTCAACGAGCCTGACCTCAGACAACCTGGTGACGCTGACGGCGACCAAGACCGACAAGGACGGCGACAGCGCCCATGCGACGCTCAACATCGGGCAGAACCTGGTGTTCCACGACGACGGCCCATCACTTGCGTTCGGCAACCTGGTCGGAACCGGTAGCGTCCTTCCCCAATACGGGTTCTGGGATCATACGAACGGAGCCGATGGGCTGGGTGCGACCGGCCTGGATATCTCGTTGGTAAATGGCCAGTTCACCCTTGTCAGGCCAGACAACACGACCACGACCGGGGTCGGCACGCTCATCGAGCAAGGGTCCTCGCCGGACGCCAGTGGCGCGTACCATTTCGCAGGGACATTGACCGGCGATTTCGACAACAACGCCGCAACGGCGAATACCAGCGTCGACTACACGCTGACTGCCTTTGCCAACGGCAGCTATGCACTGGATCTGGTGCAAGGCTTCAGTTCGACGATCGTGCGCAGCAGTGCCGACGGCTCGCTCGATGCCGGTGGCCCGGATCCCGTGCGCACATTGTTAATTCCGACGACGAATGACCCGACGATTCCTTCGGCATCCGAGGAGATTGTCTTTTTTGGTGTGAACGCGACCACTACCTCAGCCGATATATTTTCCGCCATCACGCCGGGAGCGCCCGACCTCACCGAAGCGCAGATAGAAGCCAGCGGGTTTTCATTCATCGGCACCGCGAACATGAACGTCAGCACGTCCGGCATCGGCATTGCCAACAACAACCTGGATGGAAACGGAACGGCAGGCATCAATGCCGGTGACGAGAGTTTCGTCATCAATCCCGAGACCTTGTTGACGGGCATGAAAGTTTTCATCGACAACTCGGTGCAGGGGTACAACCCGGCAACGGAAGAGCTGTACTACACGATCTTCTACGATGACGGCACTACTTCGGGTCCGCCGACGAAGGTTCTTGCCGCTGATCTGACCTCGGAGAATGGAGGACAGACATCCTTCCTCATCGAGAGAGCGGACTCGAAGCTCATTGACGCGGTTCAGCTCACGATGGGCCTGGGCGTGATCAAGATCCCGGTGATTCAGTTCATTCAGGAGAGCGAAAACCTGGCCAGCGATGTCAAGCTGTCGTTCAACGCGACGCTGACGGACAAGGATGGGGACTCGTCAACGAGTACGTTCAACGCCAACCTGTTCGCCAATGACCCGAACGACGCACTCTTCGACTACACGCTGGTTGGCACGGCCGGCGTGCCTGATGCCTTCAACGTCGATTTGTCAGCCTCCGAGAACCTGTACCAGATCATTGGCTTCGATGTGAACCCAGGCCAGCGAGACACCCTGGTGCTCAACGGCGACCACAACGCGTCGGTCCAATCGATCGACAACACCGGCGCAAACAGCATCGTGACGGTTGCCGAGGCTGGCGGACAAACAACGACCATCACCTTGGTCGGGGTTGATCTTCTGGCCAGCGACGTTGTATTCGGCGGCGCCTGA